A stretch of Crossiella cryophila DNA encodes these proteins:
- the ureG gene encoding urease accessory protein UreG, translating into MGAYHGDGPHDDGPDPHAHLHRLGASPRIGIGGPVGSGKTALVAALCRTLRTELRLGVVTNDIYTTEDAEFLRRNAILPDDRISAVKTGCCPHTAIRDDITANLDAIEDLEARHGAFDLVLVESGGDNLTATFSKGLVDRQIFVVDVAGGDKVPRKGGPGVTLADLLVINKTDLAPLVGADLDVMARDAAAIRGELPVLFSSLTADPAASGVTAWVREMLAELTPAHQH; encoded by the coding sequence ATGGGCGCCTACCACGGCGACGGCCCGCACGACGACGGCCCCGACCCGCACGCGCACCTGCACCGGCTGGGTGCGAGTCCGCGGATCGGCATCGGCGGTCCGGTCGGCTCCGGCAAGACCGCGCTGGTGGCCGCGCTCTGCCGGACCCTGCGCACCGAGTTGCGGCTGGGCGTGGTGACCAACGACATCTACACCACCGAGGACGCGGAGTTCCTGCGCCGCAACGCGATCCTGCCCGACGACCGGATCAGCGCGGTCAAGACCGGCTGCTGTCCGCACACCGCGATCCGGGACGACATCACCGCGAACCTGGACGCCATCGAGGACCTGGAGGCCCGGCACGGGGCCTTCGACCTGGTGCTGGTGGAAAGCGGCGGGGACAACCTGACCGCGACCTTCAGCAAGGGCCTGGTGGACCGGCAGATCTTCGTGGTGGACGTGGCCGGCGGCGACAAGGTCCCGCGCAAGGGCGGGCCAGGGGTGACCCTGGCCGACCTGCTGGTGATCAACAAGACCGACCTGGCCCCGCTGGTCGGCGCGGACCTGGACGTGATGGCCAGGGACGCGGCGGCGATCCGGGGCGAGCTGCCGGTGCTGTTCAGCTCGCTGACCGCGGACCCGGCGGCCAGTGGCGTGACGGCCTGGGTGCGCGAGATGCTGGCCGAGCTGACACCCGCGCACCAGCACTGA
- a CDS encoding urease accessory protein UreD, with amino-acid sequence MRADAALTVLATPDGRSVLSVQRSRPPLTLRRTRAAGPGARVCLVGSAGGPLGGDELSLALEVGPGAALHLRSTSAQLVQPDLDGRAASVRMSATVGAGATLEVGLEPTVLAAGCLLHASTEVELAADATLCWRETTVLGRHAEPAGRAVQRWRVRRAGRPLLRTTTTLLDPAGYRSPALLGQARVLTTVLVAAPGLAPPERVLSGGRGAVHVLPEAALVSVLAADTVAAAAGLAELTEGWLDKLSG; translated from the coding sequence ATGCGTGCGGACGCGGCACTGACCGTGCTGGCCACCCCGGACGGCCGGTCGGTGCTGTCGGTGCAGCGCTCCCGCCCCCCGCTGACCCTGCGCCGCACCCGCGCGGCCGGACCGGGTGCGCGGGTCTGCCTGGTCGGCTCGGCCGGCGGCCCGCTCGGCGGCGACGAGCTGAGCCTGGCACTGGAGGTCGGGCCGGGGGCGGCCCTGCACCTGCGCTCGACCAGCGCGCAACTCGTGCAGCCGGACCTGGACGGGCGGGCGGCGAGCGTGCGGATGTCCGCCACGGTCGGCGCGGGCGCGACGCTGGAAGTCGGGCTGGAGCCGACGGTGCTGGCCGCCGGGTGCCTGCTGCACGCGAGCACCGAGGTCGAACTGGCCGCGGACGCGACGCTGTGCTGGCGGGAGACCACGGTGCTGGGCAGGCACGCGGAACCGGCAGGCCGGGCGGTGCAGCGCTGGCGGGTGCGCCGGGCCGGGCGGCCGCTGCTGCGCACCACGACCACGCTGCTGGACCCGGCCGGCTACCGCTCCCCCGCCCTGCTCGGCCAGGCCAGGGTGCTGACCACGGTGCTGGTGGCCGCGCCGGGGCTGGCGCCGCCGGAGCGGGTGTTGTCCGGTGGGCGGGGCGCGGTGCACGTGCTGCCGGAGGCGGCGCTGGTCAGCGTGCTGGCCGCGGACACGGTGGCGGCGGCGGCCGGGCTGGCCGAGTTGACCGAGGGCTGGCTGGACAAGCTGTCCGGGTGA
- a CDS encoding urease accessory protein UreF: MVAAGLLLLADARLPAGGHVHSGSVEAAVRAGAVTDVASLHGFLRGRLVSAGLVTAAFAAAATRLAGSLDGGDAACWAELDAELDARTPAAGQRIASRQQGRGLLRALPRRAADFGARPDAAAGLGGAEVDAAAVLAALRAGCPAGAHHPLAFGAGAAILGASAEDAAVAIALAAVTGPASAAIRLLAFDPFAVQSVLNSLSSTVDSVAATAAIPLPWSELPDEGAPALDVLADTHPTLTDTLFVS, from the coding sequence ATGGTCGCGGCGGGACTGCTGCTGCTCGCGGACGCCCGGCTGCCCGCGGGCGGCCACGTGCACTCGGGCAGTGTGGAGGCGGCGGTGCGGGCCGGGGCGGTGACGGATGTGGCTTCGCTGCACGGGTTCCTGCGCGGGCGGCTGGTGTCGGCGGGGCTGGTGACGGCGGCGTTCGCGGCGGCGGCTACCCGGCTGGCCGGGTCACTGGATGGTGGGGACGCGGCTTGCTGGGCGGAGCTGGACGCGGAGCTGGACGCGCGGACTCCGGCGGCTGGGCAGCGGATTGCTTCGCGGCAGCAGGGGCGGGGGTTGTTGCGCGCTTTGCCCCGGCGGGCGGCGGACTTCGGGGCGCGGCCTGACGCGGCGGCCGGGCTCGGCGGGGCGGAGGTCGACGCGGCCGCGGTGCTGGCTGCGTTGCGGGCCGGATGTCCGGCCGGAGCCCATCATCCGCTCGCTTTCGGCGCGGGCGCGGCGATCCTGGGCGCGAGTGCCGAGGACGCCGCCGTGGCCATCGCGCTGGCCGCGGTGACCGGACCGGCCTCGGCCGCGATCCGGCTGCTCGCCTTCGACCCGTTCGCGGTCCAGTCCGTGCTCAACTCCCTTTCCTCCACAGTGGACAGTGTCGCGGCCACCGCCGCCATTCCGCTGCCCTGGAGCGAACTCCCGGACGAGGGCGCGCCCGCACTGGACGTCCTCGCCGACACCCACCCCACGCTCACCGACACGCTTTTCGTGTCCTGA
- a CDS encoding DUF2461 domain-containing protein, with product MEFSGFGEYAVDFFDGLVADNSKSYWTDNKPVYDRDIRAPMERLLTELEPEFGAGKVFRPYRDVRFSKDKRPYKDHCGGVVEQGRGGGAWYVEVGAEGLMIGGGSFAMAPDQLARYRTAVDDERRGEQFRVILAKLVKKGWEVCGDVMKTKPRGADPEHPRLDLLRHRSIYVARRWPPDDDLHGPECLERVRLGWRELNAINEWCADHVGLSDQWRR from the coding sequence ATGGAGTTCTCGGGGTTCGGGGAGTACGCGGTCGACTTCTTCGACGGGCTGGTGGCCGACAACTCCAAGTCCTACTGGACCGACAACAAGCCCGTCTACGACCGCGACATCCGCGCCCCCATGGAACGCCTGCTCACCGAACTCGAACCCGAGTTCGGCGCGGGCAAGGTGTTCCGCCCCTACCGCGACGTCCGCTTCAGCAAGGACAAACGCCCCTACAAGGACCACTGCGGCGGCGTCGTCGAGCAGGGGCGTGGCGGCGGGGCCTGGTATGTGGAGGTCGGCGCCGAGGGGCTCATGATCGGCGGCGGGTCCTTCGCGATGGCCCCGGACCAGCTCGCCCGCTATCGCACCGCCGTGGACGACGAGCGGCGCGGGGAGCAGTTCCGGGTCATCCTGGCCAAGTTGGTCAAGAAGGGCTGGGAGGTGTGTGGCGACGTCATGAAGACCAAACCCCGTGGCGCCGACCCCGAGCACCCGCGCCTGGACCTCCTGCGGCACCGCTCCATCTACGTCGCCCGGCGCTGGCCCCCTGACGACGACCTGCACGGCCCGGAATGCCTGGAACGCGTCCGGCTGGGCTGGCGGGAACTGAACGCGATCAACGAATGGTGTGCCGACCATGTCGGCCTCAGCGACCAGTGGCGGCGATGA
- a CDS encoding urease subunit alpha: MSSMDRAGYAARYGPTTGDRVRLADTNLLIEVTEDRCGGPGRAGEEVVFGGGKVIRESMGQSAATRAEGAPDLVITGAVVLDHWGIIKADVGVRDGRIVALGKAGNPDTMDGVHPQLVIGPSTEVLAGNGMILTAGAVDAHVHLICPQQLPEALAAGITTVVGGGTGPADGTRATTVTPGSWHLERMLVALDGYPVNVALLGKGNTVREEALWEQLRAGASGFKLHEDWGTTPAAIDACLRVADASGVQVAIHTDTLNEAGFLESTVDAIAGRSIHAYHTEGAGGGHAPDVIKMAGESFVLPSSTNPTRPFTVNTLDEHLDMLMVCHHLDPTLPEDLAFAESRMRPSTMAAEDVLHDLGAISIISSDSQAMGRIGETIVRTWQTAHVNKLRRGALPGDGGADNLRARRYVAKYTICPAVAHGLDDEVGSVEPGKLADLVLWEPAFFGVRPHVVVKGGLISWAAMGDPGASIPTPQPVFARPMWGAEPVVAAHSSVHFVAPAALEDGLAERLDVRRRLVPVANTRSRGKADLPNNTALPRIEVDPDTFTVRIDGDVVEPRPAESLPMAQRYFLF, from the coding sequence GTGAGTTCGATGGACCGGGCCGGGTACGCGGCCAGGTACGGCCCGACCACGGGCGACCGGGTGCGGCTGGCCGACACCAACCTGCTGATCGAGGTGACCGAGGACCGCTGCGGCGGACCGGGCCGCGCCGGTGAGGAGGTGGTCTTCGGCGGCGGCAAGGTGATCCGGGAGTCGATGGGCCAGTCCGCGGCCACCAGGGCCGAGGGCGCGCCCGACCTGGTGATCACCGGCGCGGTGGTGCTGGACCACTGGGGCATCATTAAGGCCGATGTGGGCGTGCGGGACGGGCGGATCGTCGCACTGGGCAAGGCGGGCAACCCGGACACCATGGACGGGGTGCACCCGCAACTGGTGATCGGCCCGTCCACCGAGGTGCTGGCGGGCAACGGGATGATCCTGACCGCGGGCGCGGTGGACGCGCATGTACACCTGATCTGCCCGCAGCAGCTGCCCGAGGCGCTGGCCGCCGGGATCACCACGGTGGTCGGCGGCGGCACCGGCCCGGCCGACGGCACCAGGGCCACCACGGTCACGCCCGGGTCCTGGCACCTGGAGCGGATGCTGGTCGCGCTGGACGGCTATCCGGTCAACGTGGCCTTGCTGGGCAAGGGGAACACCGTTCGCGAGGAAGCGCTGTGGGAACAGCTGCGGGCCGGGGCGAGCGGGTTCAAGCTGCACGAGGACTGGGGCACCACGCCTGCCGCGATCGACGCCTGTCTGCGGGTCGCGGACGCCTCCGGGGTGCAGGTGGCCATCCACACCGACACGTTGAACGAGGCCGGGTTCCTGGAGTCCACAGTGGACGCCATCGCGGGCCGGTCGATCCACGCCTATCACACCGAGGGCGCGGGCGGCGGGCACGCGCCGGACGTGATCAAGATGGCCGGGGAGTCCTTCGTGCTGCCCTCCTCGACCAACCCGACCCGGCCGTTCACGGTGAACACCCTGGACGAGCACCTGGACATGCTGATGGTGTGCCACCACCTGGACCCGACGCTGCCGGAGGACCTGGCCTTCGCCGAGTCCCGGATGCGCCCGAGCACCATGGCCGCCGAGGACGTGCTGCACGACCTGGGCGCCATCTCCATCATCAGCTCGGACTCACAGGCCATGGGCCGGATCGGCGAGACCATCGTGCGCACCTGGCAGACCGCGCACGTCAACAAGCTGCGCAGGGGCGCGCTGCCCGGCGACGGCGGCGCGGACAACCTGCGCGCGCGACGGTATGTCGCCAAGTACACGATCTGCCCGGCGGTGGCACACGGCCTGGACGACGAGGTCGGCTCGGTGGAACCGGGCAAGCTGGCGGACCTGGTGCTGTGGGAGCCCGCGTTCTTCGGCGTGCGACCGCACGTGGTGGTCAAGGGCGGGCTGATCTCCTGGGCCGCGATGGGTGACCCCGGCGCGTCCATCCCGACCCCGCAACCGGTGTTCGCCCGGCCGATGTGGGGCGCGGAACCCGTTGTGGCAGCCCATTCCTCGGTGCACTTCGTGGCCCCGGCCGCGCTGGAGGACGGCCTCGCGGAGCGACTGGACGTGCGGCGGAGACTGGTGCCGGTGGCGAACACGCGTTCGCGCGGCAAGGCGGACCTGCCGAACAACACCGCGCTGCCCCGGATCGAGGTGGATCCGGACACCTTCACCGTGCGCATCGACGGCGATGTCGTCGAGCCACGACCGGCCGAATCGCTGCCGATGGCGCAGCGGTACTTCCTGTTCTGA
- a CDS encoding DUF2461 domain-containing protein — translation MGFTGFGEHAVDFYDGLEADNSKAYWTDHKDTYDQDVRAPMLAMLAELEEEFGAGKLFRPYRDVRFSHDKSPYKTAAGALAGGELGESTYYVQISANGLMLAGGCYRLATDQVARYRTAVAEDRRGGELVKVLAKLTKAGWSVQGDVMKTRPRGVEADHPRLDLLRHRSLHASRAWEPGDYLHERECLTRVRKHWRALAPLTAWLADHVGPPSG, via the coding sequence ATGGGATTCACCGGGTTCGGCGAGCACGCCGTTGACTTCTACGACGGTCTGGAGGCTGACAACTCCAAGGCCTACTGGACCGATCACAAGGACACCTACGACCAGGATGTCCGGGCGCCGATGCTCGCGATGCTGGCCGAGCTGGAAGAGGAGTTCGGCGCGGGCAAGTTGTTCCGGCCGTACCGGGATGTCCGGTTCAGCCACGACAAGTCGCCCTACAAGACCGCGGCTGGCGCGCTGGCCGGGGGTGAGCTGGGGGAGTCCACCTACTACGTGCAGATCTCCGCGAACGGGCTGATGCTCGCCGGTGGCTGCTACCGGCTGGCGACCGACCAGGTGGCCCGCTACCGCACCGCGGTGGCCGAGGACCGGCGCGGCGGCGAACTGGTCAAGGTCCTGGCCAAGCTCACCAAGGCGGGCTGGTCGGTGCAGGGCGATGTCATGAAGACCCGCCCGCGTGGTGTCGAGGCCGACCACCCCCGGCTCGACCTGCTGCGGCACCGCTCGCTGCACGCGAGCCGGGCCTGGGAACCCGGCGACTACCTGCACGAACGGGAATGCCTGACCCGGGTGCGCAAGCACTGGCGGGCGCTGGCCCCGCTGACCGCCTGGCTCGCCGACCACGTCGGTCCCCCCAGCGGCTGA
- a CDS encoding glutamate synthase subunit beta: MADPNGFLKHARTEPAKRPAGDRVADWHEVYAEVEPKVREDQVRTQATRCMDCGIPFCHSGSAGCPLGNLIPEWNDLVRRGDWAHAGDRLHGTNNFPEFTGRLCPAPCESACVLAISPLSGGAVAIKRVEQAIADQVWEMGTVGPNPPSVHSGKKVAVVGSGPAGLAAAQQLTRAGHEVTVYERDDRLGGLLRYGIPEFKMEKRILDRRLSQLRAEGTKFITNCEVGVDLTVEQLRADFDAVVLAVGALRGRDAPDIPGRNLAGVHLAMEHLVPANKFCEGDGPTHIDAAGKHVVIIGGGDTAADCLGTAHRQGAAGVLQLDQYPMPPTARDEERSPWPVWPVVLHTYPAHDEGGERKFAVAVEEFVDNGEGQVRAVRLRKVRVEKDADGRRAVIPVSDEVEELPCDLALLAIGFEGVEHMPLLPELGIDLNKRGSISCGSDWQTDAPGVFVCGDAHRGASLVVWAIAEGRSAAHAVDTYLTGASTLPSPVRPNLVPLAVR, encoded by the coding sequence GTGGCTGACCCGAACGGATTCCTGAAGCACGCCCGCACCGAACCGGCCAAGCGCCCCGCGGGCGACCGGGTCGCGGACTGGCACGAGGTGTACGCCGAGGTGGAGCCGAAGGTCCGCGAGGACCAGGTGCGCACCCAGGCGACCCGCTGCATGGACTGCGGGATCCCCTTCTGCCACAGCGGTTCCGCCGGTTGCCCGCTGGGCAACCTGATCCCGGAGTGGAACGACCTGGTCCGCCGCGGTGACTGGGCGCACGCCGGGGACCGGTTGCACGGCACCAACAACTTCCCCGAGTTCACCGGCAGGCTCTGCCCCGCACCGTGTGAGTCCGCCTGCGTGCTCGCGATCTCGCCGCTCTCCGGCGGCGCGGTGGCGATCAAGCGGGTTGAGCAGGCCATCGCGGACCAGGTGTGGGAGATGGGCACGGTGGGCCCGAACCCGCCGTCGGTGCACTCCGGCAAGAAGGTCGCCGTGGTCGGCTCCGGCCCCGCCGGCCTGGCCGCCGCCCAGCAACTGACCAGGGCCGGCCACGAGGTCACCGTGTACGAGCGCGACGACCGCCTCGGCGGCCTGCTCCGCTACGGCATCCCCGAGTTCAAGATGGAGAAGCGGATCCTGGACCGCAGGCTGTCCCAGCTGCGCGCCGAGGGCACCAAGTTCATCACCAACTGCGAGGTCGGCGTCGACCTGACCGTCGAACAGCTGCGCGCCGACTTCGACGCCGTGGTGCTCGCGGTCGGCGCCCTGCGCGGCCGGGACGCCCCGGACATCCCCGGCCGCAACCTGGCAGGCGTCCACCTGGCGATGGAACACCTGGTGCCCGCCAACAAGTTCTGCGAAGGCGACGGCCCCACCCACATCGACGCCGCGGGCAAGCACGTGGTCATCATCGGCGGCGGCGACACCGCGGCCGACTGCCTCGGCACCGCACACCGCCAGGGCGCCGCGGGCGTACTGCAACTCGACCAGTACCCCATGCCCCCCACCGCCCGCGACGAGGAACGCTCGCCGTGGCCGGTCTGGCCCGTGGTCCTGCACACCTACCCAGCCCACGACGAGGGCGGCGAACGCAAGTTCGCGGTAGCCGTCGAGGAATTCGTCGACAACGGCGAAGGCCAGGTCCGCGCGGTGCGCCTGCGCAAGGTCCGGGTGGAAAAGGACGCCGACGGCCGCCGCGCGGTGATCCCCGTCTCCGACGAGGTAGAAGAACTCCCCTGCGACCTGGCCCTGCTCGCCATCGGCTTCGAGGGTGTGGAACACATGCCCCTGCTCCCGGAACTGGGCATCGACCTGAACAAACGAGGCTCCATCTCCTGCGGCTCCGACTGGCAAACAGACGCCCCCGGCGTCTTCGTCTGCGGCGACGCCCACCGAGGAGCCTCCCTGGTCGTCTGGGCAATCGCCGAAGGCCGCTCAGCCGCCCACGCCGTAGACACCTACCTAACCGGCGCCAGCACCCTCCCCAGCCCAGTCCGCCCCAACCTGGTCCCCCTGGCAGTCCGCTAA